From a single Kitasatospora azatica KCTC 9699 genomic region:
- a CDS encoding acyl-CoA dehydrogenase family protein, producing the protein MRSDILNRVSEFSRRELFDNQEHLDSLAEAPLPLYQSFQDTGLMNWWLPENAGGAGLGLEDSIDIVSELAYGDAGAAFTLFISILGTSMVSLYGSDELKERYLAPMAKSGGFCATLGSEQVAGSELGNITTTATLQGGNLVLNGQKFFSTNSKFADFLVVVAKSATEPSGYSAILVPKNTPGVRIVKRWDMIGLRASGTYQVTLEGCRVPASNALNGPGLRLLEIGLNASRILIATTAVGVARRIRDLSMEYAKTKPLGGGKLVDNAVFASKLGQMEMQIDAMKSQCKAAARDYDAIMHSPDAATTFVRQGTLKSALTAKMICGQLGWDIASKGSEMFGGLGYTNEMLIGKLVRDMRYVSIVEGGDDVLRELMFNRYVVPVAKRS; encoded by the coding sequence GTGAGGTCAGATATCCTCAACCGGGTCAGTGAGTTCTCCAGGCGGGAGCTCTTCGACAATCAGGAGCATTTGGACTCCCTGGCTGAGGCGCCGCTTCCCCTGTATCAGAGCTTTCAAGACACCGGGCTGATGAACTGGTGGTTGCCGGAGAATGCCGGCGGAGCCGGGCTGGGCCTCGAGGACAGCATCGACATCGTCTCCGAGCTCGCCTATGGAGATGCCGGGGCCGCGTTCACGCTCTTCATCTCGATTCTCGGGACCAGCATGGTGTCGCTGTACGGGAGCGACGAGCTCAAGGAACGCTACCTGGCGCCGATGGCCAAGTCCGGGGGTTTCTGCGCGACGCTGGGCAGCGAGCAGGTGGCCGGCAGCGAGCTGGGGAACATCACCACGACTGCCACGCTCCAGGGTGGCAACCTCGTGCTGAACGGCCAGAAGTTCTTCTCCACCAACTCGAAGTTCGCGGACTTCCTGGTGGTCGTCGCGAAGTCGGCCACAGAGCCCTCCGGCTACTCGGCGATCCTGGTTCCGAAGAACACGCCGGGCGTTCGCATCGTCAAGCGCTGGGACATGATCGGACTGCGCGCGTCCGGGACCTATCAGGTAACGCTCGAGGGATGCCGAGTTCCGGCGTCAAATGCACTTAACGGCCCAGGGCTCCGGTTGTTGGAGATCGGCCTGAATGCGAGCCGGATCCTGATCGCGACCACTGCCGTCGGCGTGGCACGACGAATTCGTGATCTCTCGATGGAGTACGCCAAGACGAAGCCGCTCGGTGGTGGAAAGCTCGTCGACAATGCCGTCTTCGCAAGCAAGCTCGGTCAGATGGAGATGCAGATCGACGCGATGAAGAGTCAGTGCAAGGCGGCCGCGCGAGACTACGACGCCATCATGCACAGCCCCGACGCTGCGACTACATTCGTCCGCCAGGGCACTCTGAAGTCCGCTCTGACTGCCAAGATGATATGTGGTCAGCTTGGCTGGGACATTGCCAGCAAGGGGTCGGAGATGTTCGGCGGCCTCGGCTACACGAACGAGATGCTCATCGGAAAGCTGGTCCGCGACATGCGGTACGTCTCGATCGTCGAGGGTGGGGACGACGTTCTGCGGGAGCTCATGTTCAACCGTTACGTCGTACCGGTGGCAAAGCGCTCCTAG